Proteins co-encoded in one Carcharodon carcharias isolate sCarCar2 chromosome 7, sCarCar2.pri, whole genome shotgun sequence genomic window:
- the vgll4b gene encoding transcription cofactor vestigial-like protein 4b isoform X4: MIKVRTKPVNGDFRKDQHRERSRSPIERVAVSTMSHLSNHAYAGIGLPSMSLEQPLALTKNSMDTTRTVSIGVERQQNRPSVITCASGNNRNCNLSHCPIAHSGCVPAMPPSYRRPSNSSITTTTACDPVVEEHFRRSLGERYKQPEPVTNSVSITGSVDDHFAKALGETWLQIKAAKDGVSSSPDSGSRRGQSSPSSHIVNHNHSPSVVS; the protein is encoded by the exons ATGATTAAAGTGAG GACCAAACCAGTCAATGGAGATTTTCGAAAAGATCAACATAGAGAACGAAGTCGTAGTCCAATAGAACGTGTTGCAGTGTCAACCATGAGCCATCTCAGCAACCATGCCTATGCTGGCATAGGACTACCAAGTATGTCATTGGAACAGCCTCTAGCACTGACCAAAAATAGCATGGACACAACTAGGACAGTCAGCATTGGTGTGGAACGACAACAG AATCGCCCATCGGTAATTACATGTGCATCTGGTAACAATCGTAACTGCAACCTTTCCCATTGCCCTATTGCTCACAGCGGTTGTGTTCCAGCAATGCCCCCAAGCTACAGGAGACCCTCAAATT CCTCCATAACTACTACTACAGCTTGTGATCCTGTTGTGGAGGAACACTTTCGCCGAAGCCTTGGAGAGAGGTACAAACAACCAGAGCCTGTGACGAATTCGGTTTCTATCACAGGATCAGTAGATGATCACTTTGCCAAAGCTCTTGGAGAAACATGGCTTCAAATCAAGGCTGCCAAAGATGGAGTTTCTAGCAGCCCAGATTCTGGCTCAAGAAGAGGACAGTCCTCCCCTTCATCCCACATCGTCAATCACAATCACTCCCCTTCAGTCGTTTCATGA